The DNA sequence GAAGATCGCGTGCGCCGATCAACGCCATCGGATCATCACCCATGGCGCATTCATTCCGGACACACCCTCGCGAGTCAAGACTGCTTCTCCGGCGCGGTCATGCTGAAGCGGAGGTGCCCATTCCAAGTGGCCAGGAGCGGGGTCTTCGGAAGCCCGAGCGAGCGGAGCGCGTCGGCCAGGGGATGGTCACCCAGCGAAATCGTGGCACCGCCCAACGCATAGCCGGTCTCCCGATAGCTCTGGGTGAGATGACTCACGTGCGGTGCACCCTGGTAGATCGAGTAGACCGGCGACGTGATCGACGCCGGGGTCTTGCTCCCGCTGGCCTTCATCGCGAAATCGAAGACCAGACGATCCTCCATTCGAAGGGAGCAGCGAAGCCTCCCGCCCGTCTGCTCGAACTCGATATCGGCGATTTCCTTGGGGAAGCCCCACATCTGCAGGCCGCATTGCTGCGAAAGGCGAGTCGTGACCTGGAGCCGCCACGTATAGCTGGCGACCCGGCCAGAGAGGAAATCACGCCAGGTCGAGAGGTAGCGGCCGACTCCCGGAACCGAACCGAGAATCGACCCTTGGGAGCCCAGCGGCCGAACGAAGAAGGCCTGGGCGGTCTCCTCGTAGACGCCACAATCCGTATCCGTGTAGTGGACGCAGGTAAAGGCAAGGATTCCTCTACCCGGAGCGATCTCGGCGATCTCGAATCCCGTCTCCTCGATCAGCTGCTGCGCGGCGTGGGCATCCACGACGAAGAGAGCAGCCGCCGATGCACCGTCGCGAAAGAGTGTGGGATATCCGAGATCTTCACCTTCGATCTCGAATCTTCGCGCCGGCGAGTCGTCTGTCTTTTCGATGGACATCGCGCGAACTGTTCGCCTTCCGTTTCTGACGCGACTCGCCGAAAGAACGGCCGGGATCCGCAGTCTTACGGAGCCAATGGTACCGGATCAGGAGATGTTCTTGCCTTCCACCACACGCGATCCGAAGCTGCGTCAGTCAATGCTCGTTCTGTTCAACGTATTCGAACGAGCGGATCTCGGCGCCCAGCCCTCGTCACGACTCCTGGAGGCGCTTCGTGAACTCCGCCTGCCATTGCGACATCGGCTGAAACTCCGGGTCCGACGCAACTCGTTCGCGGGTCGCCTCCAGAATCTCCTCATCGCTCTTGTCGAGATCGAATCCCTCAGCGAAGGGCTGGGCCACATGAAAGGGGGTGTCGACGAAGCACTCGATCCCATTGCCTTCGCAATCCTTGAAATACAGCGACCAGGCATTGCCGTGGCAGATCGGGATGATCCCCTCCACTCCGGCGTCGACCAGCTTTGCGCGGATCGTACGAAGATCGTCGAGCGTACCCGTGCAAAAAGCCAGATGGTCGACCATCACGAAGGCCGCGTCCGGCGGAGCCACACCGCCCGTCATGGCGATCTGGTGATGG is a window from the bacterium genome containing:
- a CDS encoding acetoacetate decarboxylase family protein; this translates as MSIEKTDDSPARRFEIEGEDLGYPTLFRDGASAAALFVVDAHAAQQLIEETGFEIAEIAPGRGILAFTCVHYTDTDCGVYEETAQAFFVRPLGSQGSILGSVPGVGRYLSTWRDFLSGRVASYTWRLQVTTRLSQQCGLQMWGFPKEIADIEFEQTGGRLRCSLRMEDRLVFDFAMKASGSKTPASITSPVYSIYQGAPHVSHLTQSYRETGYALGGATISLGDHPLADALRSLGLPKTPLLATWNGHLRFSMTAPEKQS
- a CDS encoding VOC family protein, encoding MTTPRLALGHSTLAARDLDRLSAFYCDVLGFHVTNRGPVGGDGSELAFLSQDPSFHHQIAMTGGVAPPDAAFVMVDHLAFCTGTLDDLRTIRAKLVDAGVEGIIPICHGNAWSLYFKDCEGNGIECFVDTPFHVAQPFAEGFDLDKSDEEILEATRERVASDPEFQPMSQWQAEFTKRLQES